One Sulfoacidibacillus ferrooxidans genomic window, CAGCTCAGTGCAGGAAGTGAGCAGTGAAATTAGAAAAACATTGGAATCGCTTGGACAGGGTCCCGAGGAGAGTCCGTATGTTGTCATCGATCAGTCACTCATCGCGGGTATTTTCCCTTTATCTAACAAAGAGCGAGGGGACAATGGTATGATCGTAGGGGAGGAAACGGCGTACGCTCTTGTAGATGGATTACTTTCCGAATCGTTTATTGAAGGTAGAGTCGTTTGGAGTGAGCCGATAAAAAGTTTCCCTGAACTGTTGCGCACAGCAAAACGCATGCTGTACTTGATCTTAACTGCTGAGCGGTTTATTCCTGATCAACGCGTATTATCGATGCGGGGATTGGGTATTTATGAGTTGCTCTATTCGATTAAGCCAAATTTGCGGCAAGCATATGCAGATCATGTGTTACCTGTGGCTGCAATAACTGCACTTGGTAATGAGCTGGAGCAGACAGTGACCATCTTTATCCAGTGCGATTTAAATATGAGTGAGACAGCGCGGCGACTGTACCTGCATCGCAATAGCTTGCTGTACCGCATTGAACGGATTCGAGAACTGACAGGATATGATATTCGACGGTTTGATGATGCGATGACAGTCTGGAGTGCCTTGTTACTTAATCGATTATAAAATGAAAGATGTAACTACATATGTATAGAACGATCTATCCAAATCTGATCCGTAATCTTTGTGTACGTTGCCATATAGTATGATCCATTCAGGGCAAGCTATACTGTAGGAGACATGTACAACAAGAGTTGATTGTGAAAGGGGCATATTTTTTTGGCCGAAGTGATTCTATCTCACATTTATAAGCGATACCAAGGTAATGTAGTGGCTGTAACTGACTTTAATTTAGATATTGCGGATAAAGAGTTTATTGTATTGGTTGGGCCTTCTGGTTGCGGGAAATCCACGACTCTACGCATGATTGCAGGTTTAGAGGAAATCTCCGATGGGGAACTTACGATTGATGGCAAAAAGATGAATGATGTAGCGCCAAAAGATCGTGATATTGCAATGGTTTTTCAAAACTATGCACTGTATCCGCATATGTCTGTCTATCAAAATATGGCGTTTGGTTTAAAGCTAAGGCACTTTCCCAAGCCAGAAATTGATAAACGCGTACGTGAAGCAGCTCAGATTCTTGATATTGCTCATTTATTAGATCGTAAACCTAAAGCATTATCAGGTGGTCAAAGACAACGGGTGGCGCTAGGACGGGCTATTGTTCGTGAACCTAAAGCTTTTTTGATGGATGAACCGCTTTCGAATCTGGATGCTAAATTACGCGTACAGATGCGCTCTGAGATTAGTAAATTGCATAAGCGTTTACAGACTACATTTATCTATGTTACGCATGATCAAACGGAAGCTATGACGATGGGTGATCGCAT contains:
- a CDS encoding PucR family transcriptional regulator: MKVRNGVDRLRYHRQVIEAFLERMQFVEEVPADVVAVPEKEVRAGIMIDDHVWFLMDDGYERLRYAYVTRDLLNTTEWQLLRLILLHFRGEEEAGHMRWETRLTDALHETPEAFASAIRIEDDIENMTVPWSWPVFLISVRPKNSSVQEVSSEIRKTLESLGQGPEESPYVVIDQSLIAGIFPLSNKERGDNGMIVGEETAYALVDGLLSESFIEGRVVWSEPIKSFPELLRTAKRMLYLILTAERFIPDQRVLSMRGLGIYELLYSIKPNLRQAYADHVLPVAAITALGNELEQTVTIFIQCDLNMSETARRLYLHRNSLLYRIERIRELTGYDIRRFDDAMTVWSALLLNRL
- a CDS encoding ABC transporter ATP-binding protein; protein product: MAEVILSHIYKRYQGNVVAVTDFNLDIADKEFIVLVGPSGCGKSTTLRMIAGLEEISDGELTIDGKKMNDVAPKDRDIAMVFQNYALYPHMSVYQNMAFGLKLRHFPKPEIDKRVREAAQILDIAHLLDRKPKALSGGQRQRVALGRAIVREPKAFLMDEPLSNLDAKLRVQMRSEISKLHKRLQTTFIYVTHDQTEAMTMGDRIVVMKDGFIQQVATPQEIYSHPRNLFVAGFIGSPSMNFISGRIEQEGDTIRFVAPGISLVIPQGKHDRIRNEGMIGKEVVFGIRPEHVHDEPMYIETFPGGIFEATVDVVEHMGSEMYLLFDISGQMVNARIVARGDVQVGTQMKMAIDMDKIHLFDKESELAIF